In the genome of Naumovozyma dairenensis CBS 421 chromosome 7, complete genome, the window GATGACTATTAGATGGTTTGCTCTCCATCATTTTATTAGAAGAGGTTgtattagtattagtagtagtagtagtagttgttgttgttgtccCATTTGGTGCCGAATGATTGCCTCCATTTGACGCTTCAGAAGCAAGatgattttgttgttgttgttgttgcttcTGTGAACTGTCCGACAATCGAAgttgttcttcttgttgCTTATTCGGAGTAGCATTAGGATTAGGATTAGCATTGGCATTAGCATTAGCATTAGCGTTGTCATTGTTACTACTTTGTGTACTTGAGTCCTTAACAATGGGGCCCGTTGAGGGCAACGGCGATGGATGTTTAGCACCGGGACTATGCCACGAGGAGGATTCCTGATATTCAGCAGACATGAACTATCTATTTATTGGTATTAACGATGAGTGGCCAAGGTTGGGACAGTCTGAatcataaaataaaatcgATCTCTCTTGCAATATACAAGGTGGTGACTGCTTAATCGATGCCTTGTTGTTACAGGACGTACGTATCACCTATTTGAATTGATAAGTGACACATTGTTGTAACATAGCATAGCATAGcatagtatagtatagcCTAGTATAGTATAGCATAGCATAGTGTAGTTTATCTATTTTCCATGAAGTTTCCTTATcaaacaatgaaaaattccCGGGGGTGACTAATCATCACAAAATACGGTTTGtttacttatttattttcttattttacGTGGGCGgctaataaaatataaccTAATTTGGTCATCTATAAATACATCCAGTCAAAAAAGACGTTTTTACTTAGGCACTTTATACTACTCTATATCACTCTTCTGGGAGGCAGGGTTGGGAAGAGTATGTCTTCATTTAGCACTAGAGCCAGGGGGGTCTCTTTGTTCGTTTACCTGAGATTTATCAGAGTGATCTAGagtattgttgttgttgttgttcataACGTagttgttgatgttgtgTTTATTGAGTATGTAATAGTTATTAAAATATTGTATATAGTGGTTTCACTCTATCTATTTGTCGTTAGGTATTCTATCGTTCagtttatatatgtacTCAAAGAGAGTCTTTCTATCATCTATCTTCTATCTTATTACAATGTCCTCTTATATATTCCACACCACGCTTCAAGTAAGTTGTTCCAGACTACATATAATTCACTCACACACATATGGACTTACATACAgatataatgatatatcTGTGAATACCAAGCTTTGGGTTCATGCACACTTGAACAGACAAAGCAGTCTATAACCTGGTAGTAGAATGGTGAGACGGCCTATATAGTCCCTAAATAGacaaagaattatttattataataatttagtTAATTAGGAAAAGgttcttaataataaagttcAGAAAATTAGAGTCATTAAGGAAACAAAATTTggggaaaaaaaaatagtaataaaatgaaataaaatgaaaactaaaaaaaagttGACAATCATTGTATCACTTTAGCACCATTCCTAAACTTGAACACCTGTACTATCATCAAGAGATTGTTGTCTGTTTGCTGGAGGTGTCCAGTTTGTCGATTTCCATGGTTTTACTCCTTCAATATACATTTGATTGACTTCTTCTAAAGTCAATCCTTTTGTTTCACaaacgaagaagaaaacataaATAAAGGAGAATACTAAACAACCCATGAAAACGTAACCATAATAGAAATTAATGGCACTTGTGATGAATGGAGTACAAAACCCAATGGCAAACCCCCAAATCCAATTGGCTCCTACAGCAATGGCCATAGCACGTTGTTTCATACGTAATGGATAAGTCTCTGCAACAATAACAAAGGCAATTGGAGCCCAAGTAATggcaaaacaaaaaatgaaaaaacaTGTGAAAACAATCATACAATTACCAGCACCAGTTGAAGTGGCTTGATCTTTACCATTGGGCCATAGTCTTGTAACACCCACAGATGCAAAGACAACAAAACAACATGCCATAGCAGCTGACCCCCATAGCAAACATTTTCTACGTCCAAATCTTTCCACTGTCCATAAAGCAACAAAAGTGGAAGCAAAATTGACAGCACCAAGAATGATTGAAGTTTGGAAAGAATCCTCTAAACCAACAGCTTTGAAGATTAAAGTACcataataaaagaaataattacAACCAGTCAATTGTTGCAATGATTGAATCATAACACCCATAATGACACGGTTTaaaactttattttttcttgaaaataattctCTCCACGTAGCATTCCCTGCCAATTTTTCAGCTTCTACTCCTGCAGAAATGGCATCGAATTCAGCTAATACTAAAGTATCTTCAACAGTAGTCTTATTAGATCTTGCTAATGAAGCTTTAGCTTCATCTTTCTTACCTACACTAATCAAATATCTTGGAGATTCAGGAACTAACCACATACCTAAAATCATAAAGAGAGCCCAAGCATAACCTAACCCCAATGGGACTCTCCATTGAACGGAATTATTATAACTCTTGGTACCATAATTTGCACAATATCCAACAAAAATACCAGCAGTAATCATCAATTGATATAATGAAACACACATACCTCTTAAATGTTTGGGAGCAATCTCAGAAATTAACCCTGGAGATAAAACAGCAATACCACCAACACCCATCCCAGAAATAACTCTACCAATAAAATATTGGTACCATTTATCACTAGATGAAATTTGAATAGTAATACCACCAATATAAACCACAGCAACAACCATCAACCCAATTCTACGACCGAAATAATCACCAAGACGACCTAACAATAACCCACCAAAGGCACATccaatattgaaaataccAACAATTAAACCAGTACGAACAttagataatttatatTCACCATTTGATTGTAAAATACCGAACCTTTCAATAAAATCAGTTTGAGCAACGAAACCTGAAATGGTACCAGTATCCCATCCGAAAATGAACCCACCGAAAGCAATCATTAAACACAAACAAATCACAGTAATGTAAGAAGTGAGTGGTTTTGTAGCAATCGTAGTAGTATCCACTTCTGAGACAAGAAGGGTTTCCTTGTCTGTCTTGGGAGAATTACTTGAAGTGTTGAGACCAATTGGACTtacttcatcttcttcttttctaattccaTCACTCTTGATTGAGTGGACTGTACGTTCTACTTCTAAAGAACTTCTTGTGGACATTTTTTTCCCCTTTCTTGagttataataatattaatttaattgagaaaaaatataagcTAGCAAGTATAATGTTGAGTGTCTTCTTTTAGTTCAAAGAGGAACATTTAAAGGAATTGAGTGCAAGAAATAagggaaagaaaaagaaggacaagagaaaaataataataatagttgAGTCACCTATTTGTACTTTTTCCCGCAAGTATTTTCAAAGTGAACAAGAGTTATTCCCAGTTGGGAAAAATGGTGTCGACGACGTTCACGTTCACATTCATGTTCATGTTCATGTTctgttcttttttttctgaCACTAAGAAGCTAAAAATGGAAGAGCACTGAGAACGGACTTTTTATGACTGCTTCGGTTCTCTGCGGGGTGTTCTACGGGATTTTTCGTTATCACAGCCGTGCAACCTGAATATTTCTGGGAAACAAACgaacaataaaaaatgcGGAGGAAGAACCCCGATGTTTCTTACTTCAAACAAAGCAATGGCAACAGTGCACTTAAGTAAGTAAGGCCTTTTATTGTTATGTCTACCCTACATCAAATGGCTCTGGAACGTGGAGTTGCCATTCTATGTCCGCACGTTTGCACGTCTGTAACTTGTCTTTAATGCAAACAAAACTGTCGTTATCGGCTCAttccttctttttccaTTTGCTTCTTTAAGTAATTTATTCGACAACGATACCCATTCTTTTATAGGGTGTAAGAATTAGTTGTTGGGTGTTTCAATAACATCGTTAGTCTCGAAAACACAAACGTAAGGAATCACAGTACGTATTCATCATAGGGTATATATCATGTGTTGTTTGCATGCCTAGAACTAGTAAAGGACCGAAATACTTGACCAAATTGAGACCATAATATTCGAATAGTATTTTCTTGTAAATACTACTATATTGAGCGCAGCTCAAAAATGTCAAGACCCTGTGGATTAGTGCCCCATTGAGGTTTGAAACTTGTCTGCCGTTGGTGTGGTGCACGGGTGATATACACCTATTTTTTTGACATATAAAATTTATGGGGTATCgaaaaatcaattattgTACTATAACAGAaactgatgatgatgaaagtgATTAGCTTATTGCTTTTCCTGTATATCAACTTAAAAAGAACCAGATTACATAGCTCAACGAGAGACCCCGTTTATGGGATCATTCGTAATATCTGCTAATGCGTATCCTCAGTATTGAAAGGTTGATTACAATTCTATTAACTGTAGTCATcgtttttgaaatatttccaGTCATATCAAGACCTGTAATAGATGGAATCGTATTAGcatattataaaaattatAGTTACGGTGTATTTGGATGGTGTATAGATGTCCCAATTGACAATAAGGATACCGTTCTCGATGATAGTCCTTCTCCTCAGGAAATATATCGTCAATGTACGCAAAGGAAAGTAGGTTACAAAGTTTCGGATTCAGATGTTGTCGAccatgaattattattaccatcaCCCTCTAAATATTCAGTAACAAGATTACTAATTGTACACCCGATGTCCTTAGTTATTACTGTCATTCTTTGGATCatggtattattaataacatTCACTTCCAGAATGGAAAAATCtcaatttttccttttaatGACCGCTGtcatatcattattagcaTTTCTATTCTCCTTATTTTGCTTCCTTGTGgatcttttattattcctCTCAGCTTTAAAATGGCCAGGTTGGTTAATGTTTGCATCCACTGTCATATTGGCCATCTGTTGTTCTTTATTATGGTCGTTgagaagaaatatttcaataagaGACTATGAAGCATTAAATACAAATGATGTTGAATCATTCGCACAGATATCTCGTCatccatcatcttcttcaatagatATAGAATTGGAAACATATTCCGTGCAAGTGACAGATCAATCTGGATTATCCATGAAGGGTAA includes:
- the NDAI0G04470 gene encoding sugar porter family MFS transporter; this encodes MSTRSSLEVERTVHSIKSDGIRKEEDEVSPIGLNTSSNSPKTDKETLLVSEVDTTTIATKPLTSYITVICLCLMIAFGGFIFGWDTGTISGFVAQTDFIERFGILQSNGEYKLSNVRTGLIVGIFNIGCAFGGLLLGRLGDYFGRRIGLMVVAVVYIGGITIQISSSDKWYQYFIGRVISGMGVGGIAVLSPGLISEIAPKHLRGMCVSLYQLMITAGIFVGYCANYGTKSYNNSVQWRVPLGLGYAWALFMILGMWLVPESPRYLISVGKKDEAKASLARSNKTTVEDTLVLAEFDAISAGVEAEKLAGNATWRELFSRKNKVLNRVIMGVMIQSLQQLTGCNYFFYYGTLIFKAVGLEDSFQTSIILGAVNFASTFVALWTVERFGRRKCLLWGSAAMACCFVVFASVGVTRLWPNGKDQATSTGAGNCMIVFTCFFIFCFAITWAPIAFVIVAETYPLRMKQRAMAIAVGANWIWGFAIGFCTPFITSAINFYYGYVFMGCLVFSFIYVFFFVCETKGLTLEEVNQMYIEGVKPWKSTNWTPPANRQQSLDDSTGVQV
- the RIM9 gene encoding Rim9p (similar to Saccharomyces cerevisiae RIM9 (YMR063W); ancestral locus Anc_2.630); translated protein: MRILSIERLITILLTVVIVFEIFPVISRPVIDGIVLAYYKNYSYGVFGWCIDVPIDNKDTVLDDSPSPQEIYRQCTQRKVGYKVSDSDVVDHELLLPSPSKYSVTRLLIVHPMSLVITVILWIMVLLITFTSRMEKSQFFLLMTAVISLLAFLFSLFCFLVDLLLFLSALKWPGWLMFASTVILAICCSLLWSLRRNISIRDYEALNTNDVESFAQISRHPSSSSIDIELETYSVQVTDQSGLSMKGKIIHKGLDIGSTIPRKTSQENRSISSTMYRSPESTHPGFI